A stretch of the Myripristis murdjan chromosome 24, fMyrMur1.1, whole genome shotgun sequence genome encodes the following:
- the gnpat gene encoding dihydroxyacetone phosphate acyltransferase isoform X1 — protein sequence MAAKPPYSHRDPMLKKRDDFEDILEERRNSSDLRYALKCYTPVVYKGVTPNAASLLKTTVLQSDQLHYVVDQLSKETGVAADVIQEEASAILEEMAHRQQLSTVRFFAFTLSKAFKALFRSIHVNEEGIQRLQQAIQEHPVVLLPSHRSYMDFLLMSYILYTYDLVLPVIAAGMDFMGMKFVGEMLRMSGAFFIRRSFGGDKLYWTVFSEYVKTMLRNGMAPVEFFLEGTRSRTSKSLTPKLGLLNIVMDPFFKGEVFDVSLVPVSISYERILEETLYARELLGVPKPKESTSGLFKARKVLSEDYGSIHVYFGQPVSVRSLAQGKVNRCHFNLMPRHIPRRPSDETQCFVNDSAYSLVRAQEENMVLKPWVLLASLLLQNQSQGLLLDELTEQAVWLRGLSREYGAFLNWPDHMAPSEVVSSSLSLHRDLVKISGGRVQLALGGQAGPRQPCSSPITEEELMNQAVVVLSCTSYRNQALHVFLRPALLASAIHIATSAKKEEVYNSFSFLRNMLSNEFILCPGATLQDFEEACYLLGKTGALQMSQQEMQVTDSGQKTVNFLTAMLDPFLQGYQVVCRYLCEEATEALTEKQFIPAIRTFIVRLILAGSLRYYELLSSDLQKNALAALLRLGAIRKIKVADNVTLKVNRLMVNSLEDTLGGKLPTQKAVAARL from the exons ATGGCCGCCAAACCTCCGTACTCG CACAGGGACCCCATGCTGAAGAAGAGAGATGACTTTGAGGATAttttggaggagaggaggaactcCAGCGACCTGAGATATGCTCTCAAATGTTACACGCCTGTGGTTTACAAAGGAGTAACTCCCAATGCAGCCAGCCTGCTCAAGACCACCGTGCTGCAGTCTGATCAGCTGCACTATGTCGTGGATCAG CTGTCCAAGGAGACAGGCGTGGCTGCTGATGTCATCCAGGAGGAGGCGTCAGCCATCTTGGAGGAAATGGCTCATCGCCAGCAGCTCAGCACCGTTCGCTTCTTTGCTTTCACCCTCAGCAAGGCCTTCAAAGCTCTGTTCAGGAGCATCCATGTCAATGAAGAAGGCATCCAGAGA CTCCAGCAGGCCATTCAGGAGCATCCTGTGGTCCTGCTGCCCAGCCACAGGAGTTACATGGACTTCCTGCTGATGTCGTACATCCTGTACACCTACGACCTGGTGCTGCCTGTCATCGCTGCTGGCATGG ATTTCATGGGGATGAAGTTTGTTGGGGAGATGCTGCGAATGTCCGGCGCTTTCTTTATCCGCCGGTCATTTGGTGGAGACAAGCTCTATTGGACTGTTTTCTCTGAATATGTCAAGACCATGCTCAGG AATGGAATGGCACCTGTTGAATTTTTCCTAGAGGGGACCAGGAGCCGAACCTCCAAGTCTTTGACTCCTAAGTTAG GTCTGTTGAACATCGTGATGGACCCGTTCTTTAAAGGGGAGGTGTTTGATGTGAGCCTGGTTCCAGTCAGTATCAGTTATGAGAGGATCTTAGAGGAGACGCTGTATGCCAGGGAGCTCCTGGGTGTGCCCAAACCCAAGGAGTCCACCTCA GGTCTGTTTAAAGCCAGAAAGGTCCTTAGCGAAGACTACGGCAGCATCCATGTCTACTTCGGACAGCCTGTGTCTGTCAGAAGTTTAGCCCAGGGCAAGGTCAACCGCTGCCATTTCAACCTGATGCCAAG ACACATCCCCAGGAGGCCCAGCGATGAGACGCAGTGCTTTGTTAATGACTCGGCCTACAGTCTGGTGCGAGCTcaggaggagaacatggtcctGAAGCCTTGGGTTCTTCtggcctccctgctgctccagaACCAGAGCCAGGGGCTGCTGCTGGATGAGCTGACTGAACAAGCTGTGTGGCTCAGGGGCCTTTCCCGTGAATACGGGGCCTTCCTCAACTGGCCTG ACCACATGGCTCCATCAGAGGTGGTATCATCCAGTCTTTCCCTGCATCGAGATCTAGTGAAAATCTCAGGTGGCCGGGTCCAGCTCGCGTTGGGAGGACaag CAGGGCCACGGCAGCCGTGCAGCAGCCCcatcacagaggaggagctcatGAACCAGGCAGTGGTCGTACTGTCCTGCACCTCCTACAGGAATCAGGCACTGCACGTCTTCCTCCGGCCAGCACTGCTGGCTTCGGCTATCCACATTGCCACATCCGCCAAGAAGG AGGAAGTCTACAACAGTTTCAGCTTCCTGAGGAACATGTTGTCCAACGAGTTTATCCTCTGTCCCGGAGCAACTCTGCAG GACTTTGAGGAGGCCTGCTACCTGCTGGGGAAGACTGGGGCGCTGCAGATGTCCCAGCAGGAAATGCAGGTGACCGACAGTGGACAAAAAACAGTGAACTTCCTCACTGCCATGCTGGACCCCTTCCTGCAGGGATACcag gtGGTGTGTCGGTACCTGTGTGAGGAGGCCACCGAGGCTTTGACAGAGAAACAGTTTATCCCTGCTATCCGGACGTTCATCGTCAGACTCATCCTAGCAG gGAGTCTGAGGTACTATGAGCTGCTGTCTTCAGACCTCCAGAAGAATGCTCTGGCGGCTCTGCTGAGACTTGGTGCCATACGGAAAATCAAAGT AGCGGACAATGTGACTCTGAAAGTAAACAGGCTGATGGTGAACTCACTGGAAGACACTCTGG GAGGAAAACTCCCCACTCAGAAAGCTGTTGCTGCTCGCCTCTGA
- the gnpat gene encoding dihydroxyacetone phosphate acyltransferase isoform X2, with protein sequence MAAKPPYSHRDPMLKKRDDFEDILEERRNSSDLRYALKCYTPVVYKGVTPNAASLLKTTVLQSDQLHYVVDQLSKETGVAADVIQEEASAILEEMAHRQQLSTVRFFAFTLSKAFKALFRSIHVNEEGIQRLQQAIQEHPVVLLPSHRSYMDFLLMSYILYTYDLVLPVIAAGMDFMGMKFVGEMLRMSGAFFIRRSFGGDKLYWTVFSEYVKTMLRNGMAPVEFFLEGTRSRTSKSLTPKLGLLNIVMDPFFKGEVFDVSLVPVSISYERILEETLYARELLGVPKPKESTSGLFKARKVLSEDYGSIHVYFGQPVSVRSLAQGKVNRCHFNLMPRHIPRRPSDETQCFVNDSAYSLVRAQEENMVLKPWVLLASLLLQNQSQGLLLDELTEQAVWLRGLSREYGAFLNWPDHMAPSEVVSSSLSLHRDLVKISGGRVQLALGGQGPRQPCSSPITEEELMNQAVVVLSCTSYRNQALHVFLRPALLASAIHIATSAKKEEVYNSFSFLRNMLSNEFILCPGATLQDFEEACYLLGKTGALQMSQQEMQVTDSGQKTVNFLTAMLDPFLQGYQVVCRYLCEEATEALTEKQFIPAIRTFIVRLILAGSLRYYELLSSDLQKNALAALLRLGAIRKIKVADNVTLKVNRLMVNSLEDTLGGKLPTQKAVAARL encoded by the exons ATGGCCGCCAAACCTCCGTACTCG CACAGGGACCCCATGCTGAAGAAGAGAGATGACTTTGAGGATAttttggaggagaggaggaactcCAGCGACCTGAGATATGCTCTCAAATGTTACACGCCTGTGGTTTACAAAGGAGTAACTCCCAATGCAGCCAGCCTGCTCAAGACCACCGTGCTGCAGTCTGATCAGCTGCACTATGTCGTGGATCAG CTGTCCAAGGAGACAGGCGTGGCTGCTGATGTCATCCAGGAGGAGGCGTCAGCCATCTTGGAGGAAATGGCTCATCGCCAGCAGCTCAGCACCGTTCGCTTCTTTGCTTTCACCCTCAGCAAGGCCTTCAAAGCTCTGTTCAGGAGCATCCATGTCAATGAAGAAGGCATCCAGAGA CTCCAGCAGGCCATTCAGGAGCATCCTGTGGTCCTGCTGCCCAGCCACAGGAGTTACATGGACTTCCTGCTGATGTCGTACATCCTGTACACCTACGACCTGGTGCTGCCTGTCATCGCTGCTGGCATGG ATTTCATGGGGATGAAGTTTGTTGGGGAGATGCTGCGAATGTCCGGCGCTTTCTTTATCCGCCGGTCATTTGGTGGAGACAAGCTCTATTGGACTGTTTTCTCTGAATATGTCAAGACCATGCTCAGG AATGGAATGGCACCTGTTGAATTTTTCCTAGAGGGGACCAGGAGCCGAACCTCCAAGTCTTTGACTCCTAAGTTAG GTCTGTTGAACATCGTGATGGACCCGTTCTTTAAAGGGGAGGTGTTTGATGTGAGCCTGGTTCCAGTCAGTATCAGTTATGAGAGGATCTTAGAGGAGACGCTGTATGCCAGGGAGCTCCTGGGTGTGCCCAAACCCAAGGAGTCCACCTCA GGTCTGTTTAAAGCCAGAAAGGTCCTTAGCGAAGACTACGGCAGCATCCATGTCTACTTCGGACAGCCTGTGTCTGTCAGAAGTTTAGCCCAGGGCAAGGTCAACCGCTGCCATTTCAACCTGATGCCAAG ACACATCCCCAGGAGGCCCAGCGATGAGACGCAGTGCTTTGTTAATGACTCGGCCTACAGTCTGGTGCGAGCTcaggaggagaacatggtcctGAAGCCTTGGGTTCTTCtggcctccctgctgctccagaACCAGAGCCAGGGGCTGCTGCTGGATGAGCTGACTGAACAAGCTGTGTGGCTCAGGGGCCTTTCCCGTGAATACGGGGCCTTCCTCAACTGGCCTG ACCACATGGCTCCATCAGAGGTGGTATCATCCAGTCTTTCCCTGCATCGAGATCTAGTGAAAATCTCAGGTGGCCGGGTCCAGCTCGCGTTGGGAGGACaag GGCCACGGCAGCCGTGCAGCAGCCCcatcacagaggaggagctcatGAACCAGGCAGTGGTCGTACTGTCCTGCACCTCCTACAGGAATCAGGCACTGCACGTCTTCCTCCGGCCAGCACTGCTGGCTTCGGCTATCCACATTGCCACATCCGCCAAGAAGG AGGAAGTCTACAACAGTTTCAGCTTCCTGAGGAACATGTTGTCCAACGAGTTTATCCTCTGTCCCGGAGCAACTCTGCAG GACTTTGAGGAGGCCTGCTACCTGCTGGGGAAGACTGGGGCGCTGCAGATGTCCCAGCAGGAAATGCAGGTGACCGACAGTGGACAAAAAACAGTGAACTTCCTCACTGCCATGCTGGACCCCTTCCTGCAGGGATACcag gtGGTGTGTCGGTACCTGTGTGAGGAGGCCACCGAGGCTTTGACAGAGAAACAGTTTATCCCTGCTATCCGGACGTTCATCGTCAGACTCATCCTAGCAG gGAGTCTGAGGTACTATGAGCTGCTGTCTTCAGACCTCCAGAAGAATGCTCTGGCGGCTCTGCTGAGACTTGGTGCCATACGGAAAATCAAAGT AGCGGACAATGTGACTCTGAAAGTAAACAGGCTGATGGTGAACTCACTGGAAGACACTCTGG GAGGAAAACTCCCCACTCAGAAAGCTGTTGCTGCTCGCCTCTGA
- the fsaf1 gene encoding 40S small subunit processome assembly factor 1, producing the protein MNTEASGSGENDPYLLDQVLTELYDFGDGPASKKKVKSQKRKKRKRCEEEEEDEIFAAEDTCCDAEASRAERPASVDLKEKPKAEQTGLSVTHTAQVEVVTFQDPTKKPKTKQMPAANKITPPQVQEKSHRNQPEELSLEKARLEVHRFGITGYKKEQQRVFEQERAIMLGARPPKKDYVNYKVLQQQIKEKKQKAKEEVQTDLKKKKKQNKPRAKKTSSGSGLGPSGQVGRFKNGMLILSSKEIQKIKGSRGSK; encoded by the exons ATGAACACCGAGGCCAGCGGGTCAGGAGAGAATGATCCGTATTTGCTCGACCAGGTCCTGACGGAGCTGTACGACTTTG GTGATGGACCAGCCTCGAAAAAGAAAGTCAAGTctcagaagagaaaaaaacgGAAGCgatgtgaggaagaggaggaggatgagatcTTTGCTGCTGAAGACACCTGCTGTGACGCTGaagccagcagagcagagcgTCCAGCCAGTGTGGACCTGAAAGAGAAACCGAAGGCAGAGCAAACAG GTTTAAGTGTTACACACACGGCCCAGGTAGAGGTGGTGACGTTCCAAGACCCCACCAAGAAACCCAAGACAAAGCAGATGCCGGCTGCTAATAAAATCACT CCCCCTCAGGTCCAGGAGAAAAGCCACAGGAACCAGCCAGAAGAGCTCAGTTTGGAAAAG gctcgTCTGGAGGTCCATCGATTTGGTATAACGGGCTATAAGAAGGAGCAGCAGCGTGTTTTTGAACAGGAGAGAGCGATCATGCTGGGGGCCAGA CCTCCAAAGAAAGACTATGTCAACTACAAGGTGCTACAACAGCAGATCaaagagaagaagcagaaagcGAAGGAGGAGGTTCAGACG gacctgaaaaaaaagaagaagcagaacaAGCCGAG GGCCAAGAAGACCTCCTCTGGCTCCGGCTTGGGCCCCTCAGGTCAGGTGGGACGCTTCAAGAACGGCATGCTGATCCTCAGTTCCAAGGAGATCCAGAAAATCAAAGGCTCTCGCGGCAGCAAATAG